One genomic segment of Pleurodeles waltl isolate 20211129_DDA chromosome 11, aPleWal1.hap1.20221129, whole genome shotgun sequence includes these proteins:
- the SPTSSB gene encoding serine palmitoyltransferase small subunit B, with translation MDMKHMKEYLSWLYYQYLLITCSYVLEPWEQNIFNTVLLTVIAMVIYTSYVFIPIHVRLALEFFSSICGGQHESTVALIN, from the coding sequence ATGGATATGAAGCACATGAAGGAATACCTGTCCTGGCTTTACTACCAGTACCTTCTGATTACATGCAGCTATGTCTTGGAGCCCTGGGAACAAAACATTTTCAACACTGTGTTGTTGACGGTCATCGCCATGGTTATATACACATCCTATGTCTTCATTCCCATCCATGTCAGACTTGCTTTGGAGTTCTTTTCAAGCATATGTGGGGGCCAGCATGAAAGTACTGTTGCTCTCATAAACTGA